One window of the Nicotiana tabacum cultivar K326 chromosome 4, ASM71507v2, whole genome shotgun sequence genome contains the following:
- the LOC107810777 gene encoding protein FAR1-RELATED SEQUENCE 4 isoform X4 produces the protein MESTVAMGNSNVEPRDDMEFDSHDAAYEFYKEYAKSAGFGTAKLSSRRSRASKEFIDAKFSCIRYGNKQQSDDAINPRPSPKIGCKASMHVKRRSSNGKWYIHSFVKEHNHELLPAQVHFFRSHRNVDPLKNDAKVRRKKMLASVSKQYGAYQFSGNLENLFRNQHDRGRSLTLEEGGAQVLLEFLVQMQEENPKFFYSVDLNEEHRLRNVFWIDAKGMDNYSNFGDVVSFDTTYFTNKYKIPLVLFIGANHHVQPTLLGCALIADETVHTFIWLMRTWCLAMGGRGPRILLSDQNDNIKAAVGAIFPDTGHYFSLWSILEKIPRRLEYLSLWHDAFMAKFTKCIYRSWTEEQFEHRWWKLIEKFNLREDEWVQSLYENRKLWVPAFMRDVSFASLSTASRSESMNSFFDKYIQSETSLRDFIGQHKLILEDWYEEEAKANFDAWHEMPELKSPSPFEKQMLLIYTREIFKKFQVEVLGAAACHLKKESEDGTSITYAVKDFDANQDFMVEWDALRSDIYCSCHSFEYKGYLCRHAIVVLQMSGVFNIPSKYILQRWTNAAMSRHSISERMEDVQAKVRRYNDLCRRAIILGEEGSLTQESYNIAVGAIKEALKQCATVNVTCETNLRSGSCATLAIQGVNEVCQGNSLAARELMPYSRAAQTSKGSKRADPGKERESIDNASNKKGKVTLEPEIPNGAQGVFHQMEFFYQNFLTGAPGKVYFEHISDAPNS, from the exons ATGGAATCAACTGTTGCTATGGGGAACAGTAACGTGGAGCCTCGAGATGATATGGAATTTGATTCTCATGATGCAGCCTATGAATTCTATAAAGAATATGCAAAATCAGCCGGGTTTGGCACCGCCAAATTGAGTAGTCGTCGTTCTAGGGCATCCAAAGAGTTTATTGATGCGAAGTTTTCATGCATAAGATATGGAAACAAACAGCAGTCTGATGATGCAATCAACCCTAGGCCTTCTCCTAAGATAGGTTGTAAAGCTAGTATGCACGTGAAGAGAAGGTCGTCGAATGGGAAGTGGTACATTCATAGTTTCGTAAAAGAACATAACCATGAGCTTTTACCAGCTCAAGTGCACTTTTTCAGAAGCCACAGGAATGTTGATCCGCTTAAGAATGACGCAAAAGTTCGAAGGAAAAAGATGTTGGCTTCTGTATCAAAACAGTACGGGGCATACCAATTCTCTGGTAACCTGGAAAATCTTTTCAGGAATCAACATGACAGAGGTCGAAGTTTGACTTTAGAAGAAGGAGGTGCGCAGGTCTTGCTTGAATTTCTTGTGCAAATGCAGGAAGAGAATCCAAAATTTTTCTATTCTGTAGACTTAAATGAGGAGCATCGATTGAGGAATGTTTTCTGGATTGACGCCAAAGGCATGGATAATTATTCCAATTTTGGTGACGTGGTGTCATTTGATACTACATACTTCACAAACAAATATAAAATACCTTTGGTTCTCTTCATTGGAGCAAACCATCACGTTCAACCCACCTTACTAGGTTGTGCACTAATTGCTGATGAGACAGTGCATACGTTCATATGGTTGATGCGGACATGGTGTTTGGCAATGGGTGGACGAGGTCCAAGAATTTTGTTGTCTGATCAAAACGACAACATCAAAGCAGCTGTTGGAGCAATCTTTCCGGACACCGGGCACTACTTTAGCCTGTGGAGTATATTGGAGAAGATCCCAAGGCGTCTTGAATATCTCAGTCTGTGGCATGATGCATTTATGGCAAAGTTTACTAAGTGCATATATAGATCATGGACTGAAGAGCAATTTGAACACAGATGGTGGAAGTTGATCGAAAAGTTCAATCTTAGAGAGGACGAGTGGGTCCAATCATTATATGAAAATCGCAAGCTTTGGGTGCCTGCTTTTATGAGGGATGTATCTTTTGCCAGTTTATCCACGGCTTCAAGATCCGAAAGCATGAACTCTTTCTTTGACAAATATATCCAGAGTGAAACGTCTCTTAGAGACTTTATTGGACAACATAAGCTAATCCTTGAAGACTGGTATGAAGAGGAAGCCAAAGCTAATTTTGATGCATGGCATGAGATGCCTGAGCTTAAGTCTCCCTCGCCCTTCGAAAAACAGATGTTGCTCATATATACTCGTGAAATATTCAAGAAGTTCCAAGTTGAAGTATTAGGAGCTGCTGCATGCCATCTAAAAAAAGAATCAGAAGACGGCACATCTATAACATATGCTGTCAAAGATTTTGACGCAAATCAGGACTTCATGGTGGAGTGGGATGCACTGAGGTCGGACATATACTGCTCATGCCATTCATTTGAGTACAAAGGTTACCTTTGTAGACATGCTATTGTGGTTCTTCAAATGTCTGGTGTCTTCAATATTCCGTCTAAGTATATATTGCAGCGCTGGACCAATGCTGCCATGAGCAGGCATTCCATAAGTGAAAGAATGGAAGATGTGCAAGCTAAAGTCCGTCGCTACAATGATTTGTGCCGACGGGCAATAATATTGGGTGAAGAGGGATCACTGACTCAGGAAAGTTACAACATTGCTGTTGGTGCCATTAAAGAAGCCTTAAAACAATGTGCAACTGTTAATGTCACTTGTGAGACTAATCTTAGATCAGGCAGTTGTGCTACCCTTGCTATCCAAGGTGTTAATGAAGTATGTCAAGGAAACAGTCTTGCAGCTAGAGAGCTAATGCCTTACAGTAGAGCGGCCCAGACAAGCAAGGGTTCTAAAAGAGCAGATCCTGGAAAAGAAAGGGAAAGCATTGACAACGCTTCtaataaaaaaggaaag GTGACTTTGGAGCCAGAAATTCCTAATGGTGCACAAGGGGTCTTTCACCAAATG GAATTCTTTTACCAAAATTTCCTGACAGGAGCTCCTGGAAAAGTTTATTTTGAACATATATCTGATGCACCTAATAGTTGA
- the LOC107810777 gene encoding protein FAR1-RELATED SEQUENCE 4 isoform X6, producing MESTVAMGNSNVEPRDDMEFDSHDAAYEFYKEYAKSAGFGTAKLSSRRSRASKEFIDAKFSCIRYGNKQQSDDAINPRPSPKIGCKASMHVKRRSSNGKWYIHSFVKEHNHELLPAQVHFFRSHRNVDPLKNDAKVRRKKMLASVSKQYGAYQFSGNLENLFRNQHDRGRSLTLEEGGAQVLLEFLVQMQEENPKFFYSVDLNEEHRLRNVFWIDAKGMDNYSNFGDVVSFDTTYFTNKYKIPLVLFIGANHHVQPTLLGCALIADETVHTFIWLMRTWCLAMGGRGPRILLSDQNDNIKAAVGAIFPDTGHYFSLWSILEKIPRRLEYLSLWHDAFMAKFTKCIYRSWTEEQFEHRWWKLIEKFNLREDEWVQSLYENRKLWVPAFMRDVSFASLSTASRSESMNSFFDKYIQSETSLRDFIGQHKLILEDWYEEEAKANFDAWHEMPELKSPSPFEKQMLLIYTREIFKKFQVEVLGAAACHLKKESEDGTSITYAVKDFDANQDFMVEWDALRSDIYCSCHSFEYKGYLCRHAIVVLQMSGVFNIPSKYILQRWTNAAMSRHSISERMEDVQAKVRRYNDLCRRAIILGEEGSLTQESYNIAVGAIKEALKQCATVNVTCETNLRSGSCATLAIQGVNEVCQGNSLAARELMPYSRAAQTSKGSKRADPGKERESIDNASNKKGKVTLEPEIPNGAQGVFHQMT from the exons ATGGAATCAACTGTTGCTATGGGGAACAGTAACGTGGAGCCTCGAGATGATATGGAATTTGATTCTCATGATGCAGCCTATGAATTCTATAAAGAATATGCAAAATCAGCCGGGTTTGGCACCGCCAAATTGAGTAGTCGTCGTTCTAGGGCATCCAAAGAGTTTATTGATGCGAAGTTTTCATGCATAAGATATGGAAACAAACAGCAGTCTGATGATGCAATCAACCCTAGGCCTTCTCCTAAGATAGGTTGTAAAGCTAGTATGCACGTGAAGAGAAGGTCGTCGAATGGGAAGTGGTACATTCATAGTTTCGTAAAAGAACATAACCATGAGCTTTTACCAGCTCAAGTGCACTTTTTCAGAAGCCACAGGAATGTTGATCCGCTTAAGAATGACGCAAAAGTTCGAAGGAAAAAGATGTTGGCTTCTGTATCAAAACAGTACGGGGCATACCAATTCTCTGGTAACCTGGAAAATCTTTTCAGGAATCAACATGACAGAGGTCGAAGTTTGACTTTAGAAGAAGGAGGTGCGCAGGTCTTGCTTGAATTTCTTGTGCAAATGCAGGAAGAGAATCCAAAATTTTTCTATTCTGTAGACTTAAATGAGGAGCATCGATTGAGGAATGTTTTCTGGATTGACGCCAAAGGCATGGATAATTATTCCAATTTTGGTGACGTGGTGTCATTTGATACTACATACTTCACAAACAAATATAAAATACCTTTGGTTCTCTTCATTGGAGCAAACCATCACGTTCAACCCACCTTACTAGGTTGTGCACTAATTGCTGATGAGACAGTGCATACGTTCATATGGTTGATGCGGACATGGTGTTTGGCAATGGGTGGACGAGGTCCAAGAATTTTGTTGTCTGATCAAAACGACAACATCAAAGCAGCTGTTGGAGCAATCTTTCCGGACACCGGGCACTACTTTAGCCTGTGGAGTATATTGGAGAAGATCCCAAGGCGTCTTGAATATCTCAGTCTGTGGCATGATGCATTTATGGCAAAGTTTACTAAGTGCATATATAGATCATGGACTGAAGAGCAATTTGAACACAGATGGTGGAAGTTGATCGAAAAGTTCAATCTTAGAGAGGACGAGTGGGTCCAATCATTATATGAAAATCGCAAGCTTTGGGTGCCTGCTTTTATGAGGGATGTATCTTTTGCCAGTTTATCCACGGCTTCAAGATCCGAAAGCATGAACTCTTTCTTTGACAAATATATCCAGAGTGAAACGTCTCTTAGAGACTTTATTGGACAACATAAGCTAATCCTTGAAGACTGGTATGAAGAGGAAGCCAAAGCTAATTTTGATGCATGGCATGAGATGCCTGAGCTTAAGTCTCCCTCGCCCTTCGAAAAACAGATGTTGCTCATATATACTCGTGAAATATTCAAGAAGTTCCAAGTTGAAGTATTAGGAGCTGCTGCATGCCATCTAAAAAAAGAATCAGAAGACGGCACATCTATAACATATGCTGTCAAAGATTTTGACGCAAATCAGGACTTCATGGTGGAGTGGGATGCACTGAGGTCGGACATATACTGCTCATGCCATTCATTTGAGTACAAAGGTTACCTTTGTAGACATGCTATTGTGGTTCTTCAAATGTCTGGTGTCTTCAATATTCCGTCTAAGTATATATTGCAGCGCTGGACCAATGCTGCCATGAGCAGGCATTCCATAAGTGAAAGAATGGAAGATGTGCAAGCTAAAGTCCGTCGCTACAATGATTTGTGCCGACGGGCAATAATATTGGGTGAAGAGGGATCACTGACTCAGGAAAGTTACAACATTGCTGTTGGTGCCATTAAAGAAGCCTTAAAACAATGTGCAACTGTTAATGTCACTTGTGAGACTAATCTTAGATCAGGCAGTTGTGCTACCCTTGCTATCCAAGGTGTTAATGAAGTATGTCAAGGAAACAGTCTTGCAGCTAGAGAGCTAATGCCTTACAGTAGAGCGGCCCAGACAAGCAAGGGTTCTAAAAGAGCAGATCCTGGAAAAGAAAGGGAAAGCATTGACAACGCTTCtaataaaaaaggaaag GTGACTTTGGAGCCAGAAATTCCTAATGGTGCACAAGGGGTCTTTCACCAAATG ACATGA
- the LOC107810777 gene encoding protein FAR1-RELATED SEQUENCE 4 isoform X2, giving the protein MESTVAMGNSNVEPRDDMEFDSHDAAYEFYKEYAKSAGFGTAKLSSRRSRASKEFIDAKFSCIRYGNKQQSDDAINPRPSPKIGCKASMHVKRRSSNGKWYIHSFVKEHNHELLPAQVHFFRSHRNVDPLKNDAKVRRKKMLASVSKQYGAYQFSGNLENLFRNQHDRGRSLTLEEGGAQVLLEFLVQMQEENPKFFYSVDLNEEHRLRNVFWIDAKGMDNYSNFGDVVSFDTTYFTNKYKIPLVLFIGANHHVQPTLLGCALIADETVHTFIWLMRTWCLAMGGRGPRILLSDQNDNIKAAVGAIFPDTGHYFSLWSILEKIPRRLEYLSLWHDAFMAKFTKCIYRSWTEEQFEHRWWKLIEKFNLREDEWVQSLYENRKLWVPAFMRDVSFASLSTASRSESMNSFFDKYIQSETSLRDFIGQHKLILEDWYEEEAKANFDAWHEMPELKSPSPFEKQMLLIYTREIFKKFQVEVLGAAACHLKKESEDGTSITYAVKDFDANQDFMVEWDALRSDIYCSCHSFEYKGYLCRHAIVVLQMSGVFNIPSKYILQRWTNAAMSRHSISERMEDVQAKVRRYNDLCRRAIILGEEGSLTQESYNIAVGAIKEALKQCATVNVTCETNLRSGSCATLAIQGVNEVCQGNSLAARELMPYSRAAQTSKGSKRADPGKERESIDNASNKKGKVTLEPEIPNGAQGVFHQMELLEKFILNIYLMHLIVDELEDMIILSLCVRVEYSYPLDND; this is encoded by the exons ATGGAATCAACTGTTGCTATGGGGAACAGTAACGTGGAGCCTCGAGATGATATGGAATTTGATTCTCATGATGCAGCCTATGAATTCTATAAAGAATATGCAAAATCAGCCGGGTTTGGCACCGCCAAATTGAGTAGTCGTCGTTCTAGGGCATCCAAAGAGTTTATTGATGCGAAGTTTTCATGCATAAGATATGGAAACAAACAGCAGTCTGATGATGCAATCAACCCTAGGCCTTCTCCTAAGATAGGTTGTAAAGCTAGTATGCACGTGAAGAGAAGGTCGTCGAATGGGAAGTGGTACATTCATAGTTTCGTAAAAGAACATAACCATGAGCTTTTACCAGCTCAAGTGCACTTTTTCAGAAGCCACAGGAATGTTGATCCGCTTAAGAATGACGCAAAAGTTCGAAGGAAAAAGATGTTGGCTTCTGTATCAAAACAGTACGGGGCATACCAATTCTCTGGTAACCTGGAAAATCTTTTCAGGAATCAACATGACAGAGGTCGAAGTTTGACTTTAGAAGAAGGAGGTGCGCAGGTCTTGCTTGAATTTCTTGTGCAAATGCAGGAAGAGAATCCAAAATTTTTCTATTCTGTAGACTTAAATGAGGAGCATCGATTGAGGAATGTTTTCTGGATTGACGCCAAAGGCATGGATAATTATTCCAATTTTGGTGACGTGGTGTCATTTGATACTACATACTTCACAAACAAATATAAAATACCTTTGGTTCTCTTCATTGGAGCAAACCATCACGTTCAACCCACCTTACTAGGTTGTGCACTAATTGCTGATGAGACAGTGCATACGTTCATATGGTTGATGCGGACATGGTGTTTGGCAATGGGTGGACGAGGTCCAAGAATTTTGTTGTCTGATCAAAACGACAACATCAAAGCAGCTGTTGGAGCAATCTTTCCGGACACCGGGCACTACTTTAGCCTGTGGAGTATATTGGAGAAGATCCCAAGGCGTCTTGAATATCTCAGTCTGTGGCATGATGCATTTATGGCAAAGTTTACTAAGTGCATATATAGATCATGGACTGAAGAGCAATTTGAACACAGATGGTGGAAGTTGATCGAAAAGTTCAATCTTAGAGAGGACGAGTGGGTCCAATCATTATATGAAAATCGCAAGCTTTGGGTGCCTGCTTTTATGAGGGATGTATCTTTTGCCAGTTTATCCACGGCTTCAAGATCCGAAAGCATGAACTCTTTCTTTGACAAATATATCCAGAGTGAAACGTCTCTTAGAGACTTTATTGGACAACATAAGCTAATCCTTGAAGACTGGTATGAAGAGGAAGCCAAAGCTAATTTTGATGCATGGCATGAGATGCCTGAGCTTAAGTCTCCCTCGCCCTTCGAAAAACAGATGTTGCTCATATATACTCGTGAAATATTCAAGAAGTTCCAAGTTGAAGTATTAGGAGCTGCTGCATGCCATCTAAAAAAAGAATCAGAAGACGGCACATCTATAACATATGCTGTCAAAGATTTTGACGCAAATCAGGACTTCATGGTGGAGTGGGATGCACTGAGGTCGGACATATACTGCTCATGCCATTCATTTGAGTACAAAGGTTACCTTTGTAGACATGCTATTGTGGTTCTTCAAATGTCTGGTGTCTTCAATATTCCGTCTAAGTATATATTGCAGCGCTGGACCAATGCTGCCATGAGCAGGCATTCCATAAGTGAAAGAATGGAAGATGTGCAAGCTAAAGTCCGTCGCTACAATGATTTGTGCCGACGGGCAATAATATTGGGTGAAGAGGGATCACTGACTCAGGAAAGTTACAACATTGCTGTTGGTGCCATTAAAGAAGCCTTAAAACAATGTGCAACTGTTAATGTCACTTGTGAGACTAATCTTAGATCAGGCAGTTGTGCTACCCTTGCTATCCAAGGTGTTAATGAAGTATGTCAAGGAAACAGTCTTGCAGCTAGAGAGCTAATGCCTTACAGTAGAGCGGCCCAGACAAGCAAGGGTTCTAAAAGAGCAGATCCTGGAAAAGAAAGGGAAAGCATTGACAACGCTTCtaataaaaaaggaaag GTGACTTTGGAGCCAGAAATTCCTAATGGTGCACAAGGGGTCTTTCACCAAATG GAGCTCCTGGAAAAGTTTATTTTGAACATATATCTGATGCACCTAATAGTTGACGAGCTAGAAG ACATGATTATTCTATCTTTGTGTGTACGTGTGGAGTACAGCTATCCACTGGACAATGACTAG
- the LOC107810777 gene encoding protein FAR1-RELATED SEQUENCE 4 isoform X1 — MESTVAMGNSNVEPRDDMEFDSHDAAYEFYKEYAKSAGFGTAKLSSRRSRASKEFIDAKFSCIRYGNKQQSDDAINPRPSPKIGCKASMHVKRRSSNGKWYIHSFVKEHNHELLPAQVHFFRSHRNVDPLKNDAKVRRKKMLASVSKQYGAYQFSGNLENLFRNQHDRGRSLTLEEGGAQVLLEFLVQMQEENPKFFYSVDLNEEHRLRNVFWIDAKGMDNYSNFGDVVSFDTTYFTNKYKIPLVLFIGANHHVQPTLLGCALIADETVHTFIWLMRTWCLAMGGRGPRILLSDQNDNIKAAVGAIFPDTGHYFSLWSILEKIPRRLEYLSLWHDAFMAKFTKCIYRSWTEEQFEHRWWKLIEKFNLREDEWVQSLYENRKLWVPAFMRDVSFASLSTASRSESMNSFFDKYIQSETSLRDFIGQHKLILEDWYEEEAKANFDAWHEMPELKSPSPFEKQMLLIYTREIFKKFQVEVLGAAACHLKKESEDGTSITYAVKDFDANQDFMVEWDALRSDIYCSCHSFEYKGYLCRHAIVVLQMSGVFNIPSKYILQRWTNAAMSRHSISERMEDVQAKVRRYNDLCRRAIILGEEGSLTQESYNIAVGAIKEALKQCATVNVTCETNLRSGSCATLAIQGVNEVCQGNSLAARELMPYSRAAQTSKGSKRADPGKERESIDNASNKKGKVTLEPEIPNGAQGVFHQMELLEKFILNIYLMHLIVDELEAIHWTMTRIKLEAFVIHCKKKKDMPGSLDYPTLYPRLTTLLRGGDINKRSVELLGEMLE, encoded by the exons ATGGAATCAACTGTTGCTATGGGGAACAGTAACGTGGAGCCTCGAGATGATATGGAATTTGATTCTCATGATGCAGCCTATGAATTCTATAAAGAATATGCAAAATCAGCCGGGTTTGGCACCGCCAAATTGAGTAGTCGTCGTTCTAGGGCATCCAAAGAGTTTATTGATGCGAAGTTTTCATGCATAAGATATGGAAACAAACAGCAGTCTGATGATGCAATCAACCCTAGGCCTTCTCCTAAGATAGGTTGTAAAGCTAGTATGCACGTGAAGAGAAGGTCGTCGAATGGGAAGTGGTACATTCATAGTTTCGTAAAAGAACATAACCATGAGCTTTTACCAGCTCAAGTGCACTTTTTCAGAAGCCACAGGAATGTTGATCCGCTTAAGAATGACGCAAAAGTTCGAAGGAAAAAGATGTTGGCTTCTGTATCAAAACAGTACGGGGCATACCAATTCTCTGGTAACCTGGAAAATCTTTTCAGGAATCAACATGACAGAGGTCGAAGTTTGACTTTAGAAGAAGGAGGTGCGCAGGTCTTGCTTGAATTTCTTGTGCAAATGCAGGAAGAGAATCCAAAATTTTTCTATTCTGTAGACTTAAATGAGGAGCATCGATTGAGGAATGTTTTCTGGATTGACGCCAAAGGCATGGATAATTATTCCAATTTTGGTGACGTGGTGTCATTTGATACTACATACTTCACAAACAAATATAAAATACCTTTGGTTCTCTTCATTGGAGCAAACCATCACGTTCAACCCACCTTACTAGGTTGTGCACTAATTGCTGATGAGACAGTGCATACGTTCATATGGTTGATGCGGACATGGTGTTTGGCAATGGGTGGACGAGGTCCAAGAATTTTGTTGTCTGATCAAAACGACAACATCAAAGCAGCTGTTGGAGCAATCTTTCCGGACACCGGGCACTACTTTAGCCTGTGGAGTATATTGGAGAAGATCCCAAGGCGTCTTGAATATCTCAGTCTGTGGCATGATGCATTTATGGCAAAGTTTACTAAGTGCATATATAGATCATGGACTGAAGAGCAATTTGAACACAGATGGTGGAAGTTGATCGAAAAGTTCAATCTTAGAGAGGACGAGTGGGTCCAATCATTATATGAAAATCGCAAGCTTTGGGTGCCTGCTTTTATGAGGGATGTATCTTTTGCCAGTTTATCCACGGCTTCAAGATCCGAAAGCATGAACTCTTTCTTTGACAAATATATCCAGAGTGAAACGTCTCTTAGAGACTTTATTGGACAACATAAGCTAATCCTTGAAGACTGGTATGAAGAGGAAGCCAAAGCTAATTTTGATGCATGGCATGAGATGCCTGAGCTTAAGTCTCCCTCGCCCTTCGAAAAACAGATGTTGCTCATATATACTCGTGAAATATTCAAGAAGTTCCAAGTTGAAGTATTAGGAGCTGCTGCATGCCATCTAAAAAAAGAATCAGAAGACGGCACATCTATAACATATGCTGTCAAAGATTTTGACGCAAATCAGGACTTCATGGTGGAGTGGGATGCACTGAGGTCGGACATATACTGCTCATGCCATTCATTTGAGTACAAAGGTTACCTTTGTAGACATGCTATTGTGGTTCTTCAAATGTCTGGTGTCTTCAATATTCCGTCTAAGTATATATTGCAGCGCTGGACCAATGCTGCCATGAGCAGGCATTCCATAAGTGAAAGAATGGAAGATGTGCAAGCTAAAGTCCGTCGCTACAATGATTTGTGCCGACGGGCAATAATATTGGGTGAAGAGGGATCACTGACTCAGGAAAGTTACAACATTGCTGTTGGTGCCATTAAAGAAGCCTTAAAACAATGTGCAACTGTTAATGTCACTTGTGAGACTAATCTTAGATCAGGCAGTTGTGCTACCCTTGCTATCCAAGGTGTTAATGAAGTATGTCAAGGAAACAGTCTTGCAGCTAGAGAGCTAATGCCTTACAGTAGAGCGGCCCAGACAAGCAAGGGTTCTAAAAGAGCAGATCCTGGAAAAGAAAGGGAAAGCATTGACAACGCTTCtaataaaaaaggaaag GTGACTTTGGAGCCAGAAATTCCTAATGGTGCACAAGGGGTCTTTCACCAAATG GAGCTCCTGGAAAAGTTTATTTTGAACATATATCTGATGCACCTAATAGTTGACGAGCTAGAAG CTATCCACTGGACAATGACTAGAATTAAACTAGAGGCTTTTGTAATccactgcaaaaaaaaaaag GATATGCCTGGTAGCCTGGATTATCCTACCTTGTACCCCAGATTAACAACACTGTTAAGAGGTGGTGACATTAACAAAAGAAGTGTGGAATTGCTTGGAGAGATGTTGGAGTAA